In the Kribbella sp. NBC_00482 genome, one interval contains:
- a CDS encoding pyridoxamine 5'-phosphate oxidase family protein: protein MDTFGTVQQFDRSRLEIIGPADCLRLLASLPLGRLVYTDAGLPAIRLVNFVVDEDTIVFSTGQGDKFRAAERGDVVAFEADEVDAERHIGWTVTAIGHLSVVTDDEVAELRRTLALHSWMPMEEPRLVRLGIESVHGRRLVPWGRRPRFR, encoded by the coding sequence GTGGACACGTTCGGGACGGTGCAGCAGTTCGACAGATCCCGCCTGGAGATCATCGGGCCGGCGGACTGTCTGCGGCTGCTCGCGTCGCTCCCACTTGGCCGGCTGGTCTACACCGATGCCGGGCTGCCGGCGATCCGGCTGGTCAACTTCGTCGTCGACGAGGACACGATCGTGTTCAGCACCGGCCAGGGCGACAAGTTCCGGGCCGCCGAGCGGGGCGATGTGGTCGCGTTCGAGGCCGACGAGGTCGATGCGGAGCGGCACATCGGGTGGACGGTGACGGCGATCGGGCACCTGTCCGTGGTCACGGACGACGAGGTGGCCGAGTTGCGTCGTACGTTGGCTCTGCATTCCTGGATGCCGATGGAGGAGCCGCGGCTCGTCCGGCTCGGGATCGAGTCCGTCCACGGCCGGCGCCTGGTCCCGTGGGGACGGCGTCCGCGCTTCCGGTAA
- a CDS encoding amino acid-binding protein gives MDSLRTTLTGGTACDVCGRLPHPRRLRLTLAKLVAIAPVELALHAMVLAAHPPYLVSVAVLASVTTALVIWVVEPSTMRLLRSWLHAPKARPRNGIGTLWRIRVTLDDRAGTLESVTRQLSVLNANILGLHVHPIDDGVRDELVVSTPDDVTAAELEIAIESAGGRETHVWPTTALALVDGQTKALSLSARVVADPSELPHAVAELLGAQLVTNRATLAGQLPDDGTVLKVPSPWTGLFAFSRPGEPFTPAESARAHRLAELAEAAQTITR, from the coding sequence ATGGACTCGTTGCGTACGACGCTCACGGGTGGGACCGCCTGCGACGTGTGTGGACGTTTGCCGCATCCCCGGCGACTCCGGCTGACGCTGGCGAAGCTGGTCGCGATCGCCCCGGTGGAGCTGGCGTTGCACGCGATGGTGCTCGCCGCGCACCCGCCGTACCTGGTCTCCGTCGCCGTTCTTGCGAGCGTGACAACGGCGCTCGTGATCTGGGTGGTGGAGCCGTCGACGATGCGGCTGCTGCGGTCCTGGCTGCATGCGCCGAAGGCCCGTCCGCGGAACGGGATCGGGACGCTGTGGCGGATTCGCGTCACGCTCGACGATCGGGCGGGAACGCTGGAGAGCGTTACCCGGCAGCTCTCCGTCCTGAACGCGAACATCCTGGGGCTGCACGTTCATCCGATCGACGACGGGGTGCGGGACGAACTGGTCGTCTCGACGCCGGATGACGTCACGGCCGCTGAGCTGGAGATTGCGATCGAGTCGGCAGGTGGGCGCGAGACGCACGTGTGGCCGACGACCGCGTTGGCGTTGGTGGACGGTCAGACGAAGGCGTTGAGTCTGTCGGCTCGGGTGGTGGCGGATCCGAGCGAGCTGCCGCATGCGGTCGCCGAGTTGCTGGGCGCTCAGCTGGTCACTAATCGGGCGACTCTGGCGGGTCAGCTGCCCGACGACGGGACGGTGCTGAAGGTGCCTTCGCCGTGGACCGGCCTGTTCGCGTTCAGCCGGCCGGGGGAGCCGTTCACTCCGGCCGAGTCCGCACGGGCCCACCGCCTCGCCGAACTGGCAGAAGCCGCCCAAACCATCACCCGCTGA
- a CDS encoding Acg family FMN-binding oxidoreductase, with protein sequence MSDQLPKEHIEVLLAAAVAAPSMHNTQPWRFEIDGHVIDVYLDGSRTLPAEDPTGRAMRIAAGAATFNLRCAAETLGYGAWFGLAPYPLEEPDLLARIVIEPTAARNDELHDLAVQIPYRHTDRHPSDATAVAEGTRVSLLQAAYAEGAQLTWLAEDDVHAVLDLVRDTDLREIGDWHRRAERAHWVGGERTADGVPSSALGPRDVTYPATVRDLATRPTDRMRAERPFEQHPDLAVLSTDFDEPSDQVAAGAALQRVLLTATQAGVSASFLNQPLEYDDLRRSVQHLTGLPGHAHMIIRFGHHRSGSATARRPLADFLKEQS encoded by the coding sequence ATGTCCGATCAGCTGCCGAAAGAGCACATCGAAGTCCTGCTGGCGGCCGCCGTCGCCGCGCCGAGCATGCACAACACCCAGCCGTGGCGGTTCGAGATCGACGGTCACGTGATCGACGTCTACCTGGACGGATCCCGCACGCTTCCCGCCGAAGACCCGACCGGCCGGGCGATGCGGATCGCCGCCGGCGCCGCCACCTTCAACCTCCGCTGCGCGGCCGAGACTCTCGGGTACGGCGCCTGGTTCGGGCTGGCGCCGTACCCGCTGGAAGAACCCGATCTGCTCGCCCGCATCGTGATCGAACCGACCGCCGCCCGGAACGACGAGCTGCACGATCTCGCCGTACAGATCCCCTATCGCCACACCGACCGGCACCCGTCGGACGCCACAGCGGTCGCCGAGGGCACGCGGGTTTCGCTGCTGCAGGCGGCGTACGCCGAGGGCGCGCAGCTCACCTGGCTCGCCGAGGACGATGTCCACGCGGTTCTCGATCTGGTGCGCGACACCGATCTGCGCGAGATCGGCGACTGGCACCGCCGCGCCGAACGCGCCCACTGGGTCGGTGGCGAACGGACCGCCGACGGCGTGCCCAGCTCGGCGCTCGGACCGCGCGACGTCACCTACCCAGCGACTGTCCGCGACCTGGCGACCCGGCCGACCGACCGCATGCGCGCCGAGCGGCCGTTCGAACAGCACCCGGACCTCGCCGTACTCTCGACCGACTTCGACGAGCCCTCCGACCAGGTAGCCGCAGGCGCAGCGCTCCAACGCGTGCTGCTCACCGCGACCCAGGCAGGTGTCAGCGCCTCGTTCCTGAACCAGCCGCTCGAGTACGACGACCTGCGCCGCAGCGTCCAGCACCTCACCGGGCTGCCCGGTCACGCGCACATGATCATCCGCTTCGGCCACCACCGCTCCGGCTCCGCGACCGCGCGCCGGCCGCTCGCCGACTTCCTGAAGGAGCAGTCATGA
- a CDS encoding response regulator transcription factor, whose product MIRILLADDHALVRRGVRLILDSEPDLQVVAEAGDGAEALQAFRETPVDLVVLDVAMPRMTGLQAARELSRRREPPRMLMLSMYDNEQYFFAALKAGASGYVLKSVADRDLVDACRAAGRGESFLYPGVMSTLVRDYLDRVRRGERVPGQVLTAREDEVVKLIAEGHSSKEIARILTISHKTVERHRANILQKLGMRDRTELTRYAIRAGLIEP is encoded by the coding sequence ATGATCCGGATCCTGCTGGCCGACGACCACGCCCTGGTACGCCGCGGCGTACGGCTGATCCTGGACAGCGAACCGGACCTGCAGGTCGTCGCGGAGGCCGGAGACGGTGCGGAAGCGCTCCAGGCGTTCCGCGAGACGCCGGTCGACCTGGTGGTGCTCGACGTCGCGATGCCGCGGATGACGGGTCTGCAGGCGGCCCGCGAACTGTCCCGCCGGCGTGAACCGCCGCGGATGCTGATGCTGTCGATGTACGACAACGAGCAGTACTTCTTCGCTGCGCTGAAGGCAGGCGCGAGCGGCTACGTGCTGAAGTCGGTCGCCGACCGCGATCTCGTCGACGCCTGCCGGGCCGCCGGGCGCGGTGAGTCGTTCCTGTATCCCGGCGTGATGAGCACGCTGGTGCGGGACTACCTGGACCGGGTACGGCGGGGAGAGCGCGTTCCCGGTCAGGTCCTGACCGCTCGCGAGGACGAGGTCGTGAAGCTGATCGCGGAGGGGCACTCGTCGAAGGAGATCGCGCGCATCCTCACGATCAGCCACAAGACCGTCGAACGGCACCGCGCCAACATCCTCCAGAAGCTCGGCATGCGCGACCGCACCGAACTCACCCGCTACGCCATCCGCGCCGGCCTCATCGAACCCTGA
- a CDS encoding acetate/propionate family kinase, producing MSGHVLVINAGSSSLKYSLVDAKTGEAAATGLVEQIGEEQSHHLHHGPAGDFDDDQAVADHEAALEAAVRAFETHGPALGEVDIVAVGHRVVHGGDRFAAPALVDDELIAAVTDLVPLAPLHNPANLEGIEVARRLLPDLPHVAVFDTAFHQTLPPYAYTYAVPSSWQDEYGIRRYGFHGTSHSFVAGQAAALLGRELEDVNLIVLHLGNGCSATAVQGGKSVDTSMGLTPLEGLVMGTRSGDLDPAIHGHLARVAGRSAEETDRSLNSESGLKGLTGVNDFREVSRRRAAGDERAQLAFDIYCYRLKKYIGAYYAVLGTVDAIVFTAGVGQHSAEVRAATLSGMEGLGVHLDPTRNTENERIVSTEDSPVAVLVIPTNEEWEIARQALDVVRG from the coding sequence ATGAGTGGACACGTGCTGGTGATCAACGCTGGTTCGTCATCGCTCAAGTACAGCCTGGTCGACGCCAAGACCGGTGAGGCCGCGGCGACGGGGCTGGTCGAGCAGATCGGCGAGGAGCAGAGCCACCACCTGCACCACGGGCCTGCGGGCGACTTCGACGACGATCAGGCGGTGGCCGATCACGAGGCCGCGCTGGAGGCCGCCGTACGGGCGTTCGAGACGCATGGTCCCGCGCTAGGTGAGGTGGACATCGTCGCCGTCGGGCACCGCGTCGTCCACGGCGGCGACCGGTTCGCGGCGCCGGCGCTGGTCGACGACGAGTTGATCGCGGCGGTGACCGACCTGGTTCCGCTGGCGCCGTTGCACAATCCCGCGAATCTCGAGGGCATCGAGGTCGCGCGGCGACTGTTGCCGGACCTGCCGCATGTCGCGGTCTTCGACACCGCGTTCCATCAGACGTTGCCGCCGTACGCCTACACGTACGCGGTGCCGAGTTCCTGGCAGGACGAGTACGGCATCCGGCGGTACGGGTTCCACGGTACGTCGCACTCGTTCGTGGCAGGTCAGGCCGCGGCGTTGCTCGGGCGCGAACTCGAGGACGTGAACCTGATCGTGCTGCACCTCGGCAACGGTTGCTCGGCGACCGCCGTACAGGGCGGCAAGTCGGTGGACACGTCGATGGGGCTGACGCCGTTGGAGGGCCTCGTGATGGGGACGCGGTCCGGCGATCTCGATCCGGCGATCCACGGGCATCTCGCGCGGGTCGCCGGGCGGTCGGCCGAGGAGACTGACCGGTCGCTGAACTCCGAGTCCGGGCTGAAAGGCCTCACCGGCGTGAACGACTTCCGTGAGGTGTCGCGCCGGCGGGCGGCCGGGGACGAGCGGGCACAGCTCGCGTTCGACATCTACTGCTACCGGTTGAAGAAGTACATCGGCGCCTACTACGCCGTACTGGGAACCGTCGACGCGATCGTCTTCACCGCCGGCGTCGGCCAGCACTCCGCCGAGGTCCGCGCCGCCACGCTCAGCGGTATGGAAGGTCTGGGCGTTCACCTCGACCCGACCCGGAACACCGAGAACGAACGGATCGTTTCGACCGAGGACAGCCCGGTCGCCGTGCTGGTCATCCCCACCAACGAGGAATGGGAGATCGCCCGGCAGGCTCTCGACGTCGTTCGCGGTTAG
- a CDS encoding SPFH domain-containing protein: MYVATTVLASPAARPWAILATLLVLAAVAAIEPRVVPRGHWLVVLRSGRTHRVLAGGLAIRVPLLERYVWLPRACTRRPFVVTARSQDGVEVRVSGEIGIRIVDPAVAVENALSPLDLALDEAERALIRTVARCGVTALAELPPYLELAIEIPGIQVTPVDLGNVEIALSPFSLRTVAHQEK, encoded by the coding sequence ATGTACGTCGCAACCACCGTCCTCGCGTCGCCGGCCGCCCGTCCTTGGGCGATTCTGGCCACGCTTCTCGTCCTCGCGGCGGTTGCCGCGATCGAGCCACGGGTGGTCCCCCGCGGCCACTGGCTCGTCGTACTGCGGTCCGGCCGCACCCACCGGGTTCTCGCCGGCGGGCTCGCGATCCGCGTGCCGTTGCTCGAGCGGTACGTCTGGTTGCCGAGGGCATGCACCCGGCGGCCATTCGTTGTCACGGCCCGCAGCCAGGACGGTGTCGAGGTCCGTGTCTCCGGCGAGATCGGAATCCGCATCGTGGACCCGGCGGTGGCCGTCGAGAACGCGCTCTCTCCGCTGGATCTCGCGCTGGACGAGGCCGAGCGGGCGCTCATCCGGACCGTCGCCCGCTGCGGCGTCACGGCGCTCGCCGAGCTTCCGCCGTACCTCGAGCTCGCGATCGAGATCCCCGGCATCCAGGTCACCCCGGTGGACCTGGGAAACGTGGAGATCGCT
- a CDS encoding sensor histidine kinase: protein MPLYWRVCLINGLVFVVGTAALALAPVTVSATVLVSEAVVLVLGLIGIVVLNSMLLRTSLAPLDRLIRLMDTVDLQRPGRRLPESRNGAVEQLVRGFNAMLERLETERGRSNAKALAAQEAERHRIARELHDEIGQGLTAVLLGLKQLSSGVPEAVQKDLLEVQETARATLDEVRGVARRLRPGVLEDLGLQAALAALATEFSSHGMHVRRVTSPGLPELGAERELVIYRVAQEALTNAARHSQARSVRLSLQRQGQAVVLAVDDDGTGLRGAEEGTGIRGMRERSLLIGAELSVGPGDTGTSVRLTVPLDQR, encoded by the coding sequence ATGCCTTTGTACTGGCGGGTCTGCCTGATCAACGGACTGGTGTTCGTGGTCGGGACCGCCGCGCTGGCGCTGGCCCCGGTGACGGTGTCCGCGACCGTACTCGTCTCGGAGGCCGTCGTCCTCGTGCTCGGCCTGATCGGCATCGTCGTCCTCAACTCGATGCTGTTGCGCACGAGCCTCGCGCCACTCGACCGGCTGATCCGGCTGATGGACACCGTCGACCTGCAACGGCCCGGACGCCGGTTGCCCGAGTCACGCAACGGCGCGGTCGAGCAACTCGTGCGCGGTTTCAACGCGATGCTCGAACGCCTGGAGACCGAACGCGGCCGGAGCAACGCGAAAGCGCTCGCCGCGCAGGAGGCGGAGCGGCACCGGATCGCGCGCGAGCTGCACGACGAGATCGGTCAGGGCCTCACCGCCGTACTGCTCGGTCTCAAACAGCTGTCGTCGGGCGTGCCCGAGGCTGTGCAGAAGGACCTGCTCGAAGTGCAGGAGACGGCGCGAGCCACGCTCGACGAGGTTCGCGGCGTGGCTCGACGGCTGCGCCCGGGCGTGCTCGAAGATCTCGGCCTTCAGGCGGCCCTGGCCGCGCTCGCGACCGAGTTCTCGTCACACGGGATGCACGTACGGCGGGTCACCTCGCCCGGCCTGCCCGAGCTGGGCGCCGAACGGGAACTCGTGATCTACCGCGTCGCCCAGGAAGCGCTCACCAACGCTGCGCGCCACTCACAGGCCCGCAGCGTGCGGCTGTCGCTGCAGCGGCAAGGCCAAGCGGTCGTTCTGGCGGTCGACGACGACGGGACGGGCCTGCGCGGCGCAGAGGAAGGCACAGGGATCCGGGGAATGAGAGAGCGCTCTCTCCTGATCGGGGCCGAACTCTCGGTCGGTCCCGGTGACACTGGTACGTCGGTGCGTCTGACAGTCCCGCTGGATCAGCGATGA
- a CDS encoding sensor histidine kinase has protein sequence MAEGSRGGWDEGALEHAGLSRVRLDALLQELLGRVDEFMEYQERLRALLDAVVGIGADLDLNSTLDRIVSASCELAGARYGALGVVGPDGKRLVRFITHGVTGDEIAAIGPYPEGHGILGLLIEHPEPIRLHDLAEHPRSYGFPANHPPMKSFLGVPVRTREHAYGNLYLTEKTGGADFTEDDERAVTALAAAAGVVIDNARLYADSEQRRRWHEITAEITQLMLGEFDADQALQLIAQRSREVAGAQVAAVLLTDADQLVVRAVDGPPGYSQYLGRRIPSDVPVLGRVTSGAGEQIVIEDLAQFLKDAGGLAEFPEGATLARTTLAPLPAGGAGTGGVLVVAIAQGADSRMADGADLVAMFAGQATLAVERAQAQRDRDMLAVLEDRDRIARDLHDLVIQRLFATGLQLQGMHRLVAPEHQQRLARAVDEIDTTIHELRAAIFELQQPEATASLRGDVHALVNEYAEPLGFRPQLTCTGPIDTVVPATVRPQILATIREALSNIVRHAEASHATVEITVSPGQVITRVTDNGIGIGLGTHRSGLRNLTDRAQALGGAVRISDNHPQGTVVELTAPVD, from the coding sequence GTGGCCGAAGGCTCGCGTGGGGGGTGGGACGAAGGCGCGCTCGAGCACGCGGGTTTGTCCCGAGTACGGCTCGATGCGCTCCTGCAGGAGCTGCTGGGGCGGGTCGACGAGTTCATGGAGTACCAGGAGCGCTTGCGGGCGCTTCTCGACGCGGTCGTCGGGATCGGCGCGGATCTCGACCTGAACAGCACGCTGGACCGCATTGTCTCCGCCTCGTGCGAGCTGGCCGGCGCCCGGTACGGCGCGCTCGGCGTCGTCGGGCCGGACGGCAAACGACTCGTCCGCTTCATCACCCACGGCGTCACCGGCGACGAGATCGCCGCCATCGGACCGTACCCCGAGGGCCACGGCATCCTCGGCCTGCTGATCGAGCACCCCGAGCCGATCCGCCTGCACGACCTCGCCGAACACCCCAGATCGTACGGATTCCCGGCCAACCACCCGCCGATGAAGAGCTTCCTCGGCGTCCCGGTCCGAACCCGCGAACACGCCTACGGCAACCTCTACCTGACCGAGAAGACCGGCGGCGCCGACTTCACCGAGGACGACGAACGCGCCGTCACCGCCCTGGCTGCCGCGGCCGGCGTCGTCATCGACAACGCCCGGTTGTACGCCGACTCCGAGCAGCGCCGGCGCTGGCACGAGATCACGGCCGAGATCACCCAGCTGATGCTCGGCGAGTTCGATGCCGACCAGGCGCTCCAGTTGATCGCGCAGCGGTCCCGCGAGGTGGCCGGGGCGCAGGTCGCGGCCGTTCTCCTCACTGACGCGGATCAGCTGGTCGTCCGCGCTGTCGACGGGCCGCCCGGGTACTCGCAGTACCTCGGCCGCCGGATCCCCAGCGACGTACCGGTGCTCGGCCGCGTCACCTCGGGCGCCGGTGAACAGATCGTGATCGAGGACCTCGCGCAGTTCCTCAAGGACGCGGGTGGGTTGGCCGAGTTCCCCGAAGGCGCGACGCTGGCGAGGACAACGTTGGCGCCGCTGCCGGCCGGCGGCGCCGGCACCGGCGGCGTGCTGGTCGTGGCGATCGCGCAAGGCGCCGACTCACGGATGGCCGACGGAGCAGACCTGGTCGCGATGTTCGCGGGCCAGGCGACGCTCGCGGTCGAGCGCGCTCAGGCGCAACGGGATCGGGACATGCTCGCCGTCCTCGAGGACCGCGACCGGATCGCCCGCGATCTGCACGATCTGGTCATCCAACGGCTGTTCGCGACCGGGCTCCAGCTCCAAGGTATGCATCGGCTGGTCGCGCCCGAGCACCAGCAACGCCTGGCCCGCGCGGTCGACGAGATCGACACGACGATCCACGAACTACGCGCCGCGATCTTCGAACTGCAGCAGCCGGAGGCGACCGCGTCGTTGCGTGGCGACGTACACGCGCTGGTCAACGAGTACGCCGAACCGCTCGGGTTCCGGCCGCAACTCACCTGCACCGGCCCGATCGACACCGTCGTACCGGCGACCGTCCGGCCGCAGATCCTGGCCACGATTCGCGAGGCCTTGTCCAACATCGTCCGCCACGCCGAGGCCTCGCACGCGACCGTCGAGATCACCGTCTCCCCCGGCCAGGTCATCACCCGGGTCACCGACAACGGCATCGGTATCGGCCTGGGCACCCACCGCAGCGGCCTCCGCAACCTGACCGACCGCGCCCAGGCGCTCGGCGGCGCCGTGCGGATCAGCGACAACCACCCACAGGGCACCGTCGTCGAGCTCACAGCCCCGGTCGACTGA